The Dioscorea cayenensis subsp. rotundata cultivar TDr96_F1 chromosome 11, TDr96_F1_v2_PseudoChromosome.rev07_lg8_w22 25.fasta, whole genome shotgun sequence genomic interval GAGAAGGTGTGGACTAGAAGTAGACCCTTGTTCTGCCCTGTATTTTGCTCGGGCATGTGGGAATTCCGGTGCTGGTAAAGAAGGACAAGCAATCCATGGCCTATCCATTAAGAAGAATTTCTTGGAGTTTGACAGTAATGTCTATCTACAGACCGCCCTGATCGACATGTACAAGAAGAGTGGCTTCATTGATTTTGCTTGCAAGCTATTTCATGAAATGCCTCTGAAGGATGTTGTTGCATTTGGCGCCATGATAACTGGTCTTGTGCACTGTGGAAAAGCATATGAGTCACTTAGTGTTTTCAGGAACATGTTGGGAGAGGAGATTATGCCGAACAAGATCATCTTTGCTAGTGTTTTACTGGCTTGTTCACACTTGGGAGCTTTACAGCAAGGGAAGAGTGTTCATGGGTTTATGGTCAGGAATGGGATTGAATTAGATGTTGTCACTTATTCTGCTCTGCTTGACATGTATGCCAAATGTGGATCCATTCAGTCTGCGTACAATGTGTTCAGTGAAATGCCTGAGAGGAATGTGTATACTTGGAGTGCAATGATCGGAGCTTATGGAATGCATGGAATGTGTTCGGAAGCAATTGCTCTTTTCGATCGTATGAAGTCCGAGAACTGTGCGCCCAATCATGTAACGTTTGTTTCGGTATTGGCTGCTTGCAGTCATTCAGGCCGGGTTCAAGAAGGGCGACAATTTTTCCATTCTATGATTAAAGATCACAAGATAACTCCGACAAATGAGCATTATTCATGCATGGTTGATCTGTTAGGCAGAGCAGGGTTAGTAGATGAAGCCGAGGCATTGGTTGAGGCAATGCCGGGTGAACCGAGTGCTAGTGTTTGGGGAGCTCTGTTAGGTGCTTGTAGAATGCATAAACACATTGAATTAGCAGCTCGAGTGGCTGACAAACTATCTGTTTTAGAACCCAATCAACCTGGTGCGCATGTATTGCTCTGTAATGTTTACGCTGCAGCTGAAATGTGGGGGATGGTGAAGAAGACTAGGGAAGCAATGACTGAGCGAGGTATACGCAAAACGACCGGCTTTAGCACGATTGAATTTGATCGAAGAGTTTATATTTTCAATGCGACGGATAGGTTGGAAGGATGTCACAAGGAAAGAATTGCAGAGATTTTGTCTGTGGTGAGTAGCCAAATGAAAGAACTGGGGTATGCACCGGACTCGTCATTTGTTTGTTCTTCATGATGTTGAATCCAGAGAGTAGATTCTCTGCaagatttttaatgaaaatgaaataccatATGTCAAGCACAATTGAAACATATCTATTTGCACAATAGTCAAACAAAGAGTTGGTGAAGCTGTTAAGGAAGccatgatgatgaagaaaatcaatTGTTCTTAGTGTTCAAGCAAGCTTTCAgtacatataatatataaatatccgGCTTAAAGAAACCATTGGGATTGGGGCTATGAAAAGCTAATGTTATGTGGGGATATTGCATTAATACAGGCCAATTTATCAAggaattgatttaaaaatggtgatgtttcttcaataaTTTGGTTGTCTGTGTATCAGTTAACAAGAAAGCACCTTCTGAGTTTAAATAtttccttactttttgctccaCTGCTTCTGTGTTTGTTCCCCAAAGTATTACTGTTCACTTGTTTAGGTATTGAGttaagaaaaccctaattcaactTTGCAtgaatatgtatacatatagacacagaagacacaagttaggtACTTTAATTATCTTGATCTTATAACATGAATATTACAAGTAATTAACAGTACAATGAAACTCAGGAATGAAGAGATATAAGTAACAAAACTGATTTAATGTTGATAAAGATACTAATTAAAATATCTCTACCACTCATGAGTGATGAAGATAAGCAAAGGCAACAGACTGAAGATCATCCATGTCATGGTAAGTTGATCTCTTGATCATATCTTCCTGCATGCCTAGTGACTCCATGCCACAAGAGTTCTCATCAAAGCTGACCGAGAATTGTTCGGTTATCGAGTTCAAATGATAATTATCTTGATAAGATTGATCAGTGTTCATGTTCATAAGACTCTGCAGTAATCCATTGCaatcttgattgattgaaatggaagaatgagaagaagaagaagaagagccatTATTGATCACAAAGCTTTGTTCAGCTTGAGCTTTCAGTGATGCTAACTGTGCTTGCAAGTTAACAACCtataaagaacaaacaaaagaaaagaaataattaagtaTTGATCACTCATGTTGCAATGCAATGATGAAGGATActgataaagaaataaatttatttggaatAAGACTCACCTGTTGTTGAAGAGCAAAGATATGAGCAACACAACCATAGATAGGATCTCGAAGACGAGCTTGAGCTTCATAAGAGATCGTTAGAGCGGCGTCGCAACGATCATTAATCGGGAGGTGCCCGAGTAGTTTCGACACATTGCTTGCACCAAAAACTTTGTGAATTGCAGCAAAATGTGTGGATCCTTGTTCATGGCAAAAGTAAGGAGCAAAAACACAACCCTTAACacattttcttcttaaaaacTTGCAAGCTCCACAAGGAGAACCAAAGCCTGTCATTTTTAGTAGTAAGaacttgttgttgttcttcttcttcaattaattCTTGTGTGTTTTGATTTTGCATAGACTCTAGTTGGTTTTATAtagtagaagaagaggaaaaggatGATCATAATGTAATCAATAAACAACTTGGTTGATGTTTCCTTAATGGCCTacaaatttgattattttttgctGTACAAAGGTCCCTTTCACTTCATCTCCATTTCTATACACTCATTTGAGATTCCTTTCAAAGAGAGTTTGTAGGACAGACAAAAGAAGGAGCTCTCTCACGCACCCAACTCATTTTAGGTTTGCTTGATCATTAGTCCCTTTTTGTGTCAGTAACCACAAGCACATTTTTATGTAGGATAATTAGTGTGCACTAATTAACTTGAACTCACTTTCAAGCTTCTGGAACTGGTGCATGTTTTTATTAGTATAACTTTTGAAATCAACTTTGCATGGAAgttaattagatatataattactagtagatcatatatatatagattatagcTATAGACCTCCCTGGAAGCCATTAAAGATGATGATTTCTTGCTTCATGTAAACTTGTTTGCCACTTGAACCTTTGTAGCTGATTTAATGATATGACATTTACCAATTGACCAGTTCTTGAGTTGCACTTTAAATAGTATTAAATGACTAAGAAGAAGATTAAACATCTCAACTGCCACCACCACTTGTATATGTCTCTCTCTATCCTTTCAAAGCAGGTGCAAAACTATTAACAACCATTcctaagtatatatatatatatatattattaattagattaCTTGATaaacttgatgatgatgatgatgatgatgatcactGTTCCACACATGgaggtttggtttttttttattattaattagatatataatagttttactcatttattattttctctttacttttaatcTATAATTTGGATTCATATAAAATGAAGTACTTTACTTTGGAGGATTCCCTCATTCCCCCACT includes:
- the LOC120272379 gene encoding pentatricopeptide repeat-containing protein At1g06140, mitochondrial; the encoded protein is MGAGAAQCLLGASEAPSFPPNTLGSLFPRCTTLRSLHQLHAQLIINGVHLSTIFASKLANSYFCFGSPSHARKVFDQIPVKNSHSWNTMLSGYSKTNNLFELLHLYKLARAENHQPDSFALVFAIRACTGLSLLKQGLSFHLEAIRAGLESRDYVAPALISMYIESGCLVDAEKVFNIVSAENCSVWNLLMQGYSRASMDVHVFDLFNRMRRCGLEVDPCSALYFARACGNSGAGKEGQAIHGLSIKKNFLEFDSNVYLQTALIDMYKKSGFIDFACKLFHEMPLKDVVAFGAMITGLVHCGKAYESLSVFRNMLGEEIMPNKIIFASVLLACSHLGALQQGKSVHGFMVRNGIELDVVTYSALLDMYAKCGSIQSAYNVFSEMPERNVYTWSAMIGAYGMHGMCSEAIALFDRMKSENCAPNHVTFVSVLAACSHSGRVQEGRQFFHSMIKDHKITPTNEHYSCMVDLLGRAGLVDEAEALVEAMPGEPSASVWGALLGACRMHKHIELAARVADKLSVLEPNQPGAHVLLCNVYAAAEMWGMVKKTREAMTERGIRKTTGFSTIEFDRRVYIFNATDRLEGCHKERIAEILSVVSSQMKELGYAPDSSFVCSS
- the LOC120272381 gene encoding LOB domain-containing protein CRL1-like gives rise to the protein MTGFGSPCGACKFLRRKCVKGCVFAPYFCHEQGSTHFAAIHKVFGASNVSKLLGHLPINDRCDAALTISYEAQARLRDPIYGCVAHIFALQQQVVNLQAQLASLKAQAEQSFVINNGSSSSSSHSSISINQDCNGLLQSLMNMNTDQSYQDNYHLNSITEQFSVSFDENSCGMESLGMQEDMIKRSTYHDMDDLQSVAFAYLHHS